The following are from one region of the Ochotona princeps isolate mOchPri1 chromosome 4, mOchPri1.hap1, whole genome shotgun sequence genome:
- the LOC118757846 gene encoding phospholipase A and acyltransferase 2-like isoform X1 — MDPGTIKASHTPKVGDLIEIFVVGFQHWAVYVGNDYVVHVVPAGVRVSSIMCVLAKKAIVKKELLSEVAGKDEYRVNNKHDNKYPPLPSNKIVQLAMEKVGREVHYSLTHNNCEHFVNKLRYGISRSDQVMSVVKAITDATRLPIVGPLVVLGPRSWKKSTKSKALPSPRGPLS, encoded by the exons atggatcctggaacaattaag GCTTCACACACACCAAAAGTTGGAGATCTGATTGAGATTTTTGTCGTTGGCTTTCAACACTGGGCCGTGTATGTGGGAAATGACTACGTGGTCCATGTAGTTCCTGCAG GAGTTCGTGTATCCAGTATCATGTGTGTGTTGGCTAAAAAAGCCATAGTGAAGAAGGAACTGCTGTCTGAGGTGGCTGGGAAGGACGAGTACCGGGTCAATAACAAGCATGACAACAAGTACCCACCACTGCCTTCCAACAAGATTGTCCAGCTGGCCATGGAGAAGGTGGGCAGGGAGGTACACTACTCACTGACCCACAACAACTGCGAGCACTTCGTGAATAAGCTACGCTATGGGATCTCCCGCAGCGACCAG GTCATGAGTGTGGTCAAAGCGATAACAGATGCAACAAGACTGCCTATTGTCGGCCCCTTGGTGGTCCTAGGGCCCAGAAGCTGGAAGAAAAGCACTAAATCCAAGGCCTTGCCCTCACCGCGAGGCCCGTTATCATGA
- the LOC118757846 gene encoding phospholipase A and acyltransferase 2-like isoform X2, with amino-acid sequence MASASHTPKVGDLIEIFVVGFQHWAVYVGNDYVVHVVPAGVRVSSIMCVLAKKAIVKKELLSEVAGKDEYRVNNKHDNKYPPLPSNKIVQLAMEKVGREVHYSLTHNNCEHFVNKLRYGISRSDQVMSVVKAITDATRLPIVGPLVVLGPRSWKKSTKSKALPSPRGPLS; translated from the exons ATGGCTTCG GCTTCACACACACCAAAAGTTGGAGATCTGATTGAGATTTTTGTCGTTGGCTTTCAACACTGGGCCGTGTATGTGGGAAATGACTACGTGGTCCATGTAGTTCCTGCAG GAGTTCGTGTATCCAGTATCATGTGTGTGTTGGCTAAAAAAGCCATAGTGAAGAAGGAACTGCTGTCTGAGGTGGCTGGGAAGGACGAGTACCGGGTCAATAACAAGCATGACAACAAGTACCCACCACTGCCTTCCAACAAGATTGTCCAGCTGGCCATGGAGAAGGTGGGCAGGGAGGTACACTACTCACTGACCCACAACAACTGCGAGCACTTCGTGAATAAGCTACGCTATGGGATCTCCCGCAGCGACCAG GTCATGAGTGTGGTCAAAGCGATAACAGATGCAACAAGACTGCCTATTGTCGGCCCCTTGGTGGTCCTAGGGCCCAGAAGCTGGAAGAAAAGCACTAAATCCAAGGCCTTGCCCTCACCGCGAGGCCCGTTATCATGA